The following proteins are encoded in a genomic region of Pseudophryne corroboree isolate aPseCor3 chromosome 3 unlocalized genomic scaffold, aPseCor3.hap2 SUPER_3_unloc_7, whole genome shotgun sequence:
- the LOC134984626 gene encoding oocyte zinc finger protein XlCOF7.1-like has protein sequence MFPCSIDAKSFTQNTKLITHQPAKAAERQFPCSECGKCFTYKSALVRHQRSHTGEMPFPCSDCGKCFTWKSCLVTHQQSHTGEKPFPCSECGKCFGRKSQLVRHQRTHTGERPFPYSDCGKCFTWRSSLVTHQQSHTGEKPFPCSECGKCFARKSHLVIHQRSHTGEKPFPCSECGKCFADKPELVRHQRSHTGEKPFPCSECGKCFADKPELVRHQRSHTGEKPFSCSECEKCFSRKSHLVDHQRSHTGEKPFPCPECGKCFADKLHLVRHQRSHTGEKPFSCSECGKCFAQKSQLVRHQLSHTGERPFPCSECGKCFALKSDLVKHQRSHTGEKPYSCSECGKCFTQNSYLVIHHRSHTGEQAFPCSECGKCFADKLHLVRHQRSHTGEKPFSCSECGKCFARKSQLVRHQLSHTGERPFPCSECGKCFALKSDLVKHHRSHTGQKPYSCSECGKCFTQKSHLVKHHRSHTGGKPFPCSECGKCFRQKSHLVTHQRNHTGEKSF, from the coding sequence atgtttccctgttctatagatgccaaaagttttacacagaacacaaagcttattacccatcagccagctaaggcagctgagaggcaatttccatgttctgagtgtggaaaatgttttacatacaaatcagctcttgttagacatcagagaagtcacacaggtgagatgccatttccatgttctgactgtggaaaatgttttacttggaaatcatgtcttgttacacatcagcaaagtcacacaggtgagaagccatttccatgttctgagtgtgggaaatgttttggccggaaatcacaacttgttagacatcagagaactcacacaggtgagaggccatttccatattctgactgtggaaaatgttttacttggagatcaagtcttgttacacatcagcaaagtcacacaggtgagaagccatttccatgttctgagtgtgggaaatgttttgcccggaaatcacatcttgttatacatcagagaagtcacacaggggagaagccatttccatgttctgagtgtgggaaatgttttgcagacaaaccagagcttgttagacatcagagaagtcacacaggtgagaagccatttccatgttctgagtgtgggaaatgttttgcagacaaaccagagcttgttagacatcagagaagtcacacaggtgagaagccattttcttgctctgagtgtgagaaatgtttttcacggaaatcacatcttgttgatcatcagcgaagtcacacaggtgagaagccatttccatgtcctgagtgtgggaaatgttttgcagacaaattacatcttgttagacatcagagaagtcacacaggtgagaagccattttcttgctctgagtgtgggaaatgttttgcccagaaatcacaacttgttagacatcagctaagtcacacaggtgagaggccatttccatgttctgagtgtgggaaatgttttgccctgaaatcagatcttgttaaacatcagagaagtcacacaggtgagaagccatattcttgctctgagtgtgggaaatgttttacacagaactcatatcttgttatacatcacagaagtcacacaggtgagcaggcatttccatgttctgagtgtgggaaatgttttgcagacaaattacatcttgttagacatcagagaagtcacacaggtgagaagccattttcttgctctgagtgtgggaaatgttttgcccggaaatcacaacttgttagacatcagctaagtcacacaggtgagaggccatttccatgttctgagtgtgggaaatgttttgccctgaaatcagatcttgttaaacatcacagaagtcacacaggtcagaagccatattcttgctctgagtgtgggaaatgttttacacagaaatcacatcttgttaaacatcacagaagtcacacaggtgggaagccatttccatgttctgagtgtgggaaatgttttagacagaaatcacatcttgttacacaccagagaaatcacacaggtgagaagtcattttaa